In Labrus mixtus chromosome 3, fLabMix1.1, whole genome shotgun sequence, a single window of DNA contains:
- the micos13 gene encoding MICOS complex subunit MIC13, translating into MAAKILPVVKLATKVSIAGGALYVVYDSGLLGSSVQGSEALGKAKAAVPPAIEEWMKYFGLQAQLPTMPKIEFTPVEGWNSGVRWTISSLSEAPTKANEYTNQGLQYIKDLVK; encoded by the exons ATGGCAGCAAAGATTTTGCCTGTCGTGAA ACTAGCCACCAAGGTGAGCATCGCAGGAGGAGCCCTGTACGTCGTCTATGACTCTGGTCTGTTGGGGAGCAGTGTGCAGGGCTCAGAGGCTTTGGGGAAGGCTAAGGCTGCAGTACCCCCCGCCATAGAGGAATGGATGAAGTACTTTGGCCTGCAG GCTCAGCTTCCTACCATGCCTAAGATTGAATTCACCCCGGTTGAGGGGTGGAACTCCG GAGTGCGGTGGACTATTTCAAGTCTTTCAGAGGCTCCAACAAAAGCAAATGAATACACAAATCAGGGATTGCAATACATCAAAGATCTCGTCAAATGA